Proteins from a genomic interval of Lycium ferocissimum isolate CSIRO_LF1 chromosome 2, AGI_CSIRO_Lferr_CH_V1, whole genome shotgun sequence:
- the LOC132047761 gene encoding uncharacterized protein LOC132047761, translating to MGYLFLLPQYPKVAWKTVVLNTTLHPRFKFILWLAVQNRLTTVDRLLKIGIVVPTDCAFCATTRETFDHLFFGCCVTRSVWNRLLAWLGCARTVGSWPDELTWACQIAKRKNGKSSIAAYCFAMTVYIIWRERNNLRFKQGYFDAAKIYWEIALHIHIRGNGIQLWQNALLSLNSIP from the coding sequence ATGGGTTACTTGTTCCTTCTGCCTCAATATCCAAAAGTAGCCTGGAAGACTGTGGTTTTAAATACAACTTTGCATCCTAGATTCAAGTTCATCCTTTGGTTAGCTGTTCAAAATAGACTGACTACAGTTGATAGACTCTTGAAGATTGGGATTGTAGTGCCTACAGATTGTGCTTTCTGTGCCACAACCAGAGAAACATTTGATCATCTTTTCTTTGGCTGTTGTGTGACAAGAAGTGTTTGGAACAGACTGCTAGCATGGCTAGGATGTGCTAGAACTGTTGGATCTTGGCCTGATGAACTAACCTGGGCTTGCCAGATAGCAAAAAGGAAGAATGGTAAGAGCTCTATTGCTGCATATTGCTTTGCTATGACTGTCTACATCATTTGGAGGGAGAGGAACAATCTGAGGTTTAAACAGGGCTACTTCGATGCTGCCAAGATCTACTGGGAGATTGCActtcatattcatatcagagGGAATGGAATTCAGCTGTGGCAAAATGCTCTCCTTAGCTTGAACTCAATACCATAG